From the Psychrobacillus sp. FSL K6-4046 genome, one window contains:
- a CDS encoding amidohydrolase, producing the protein MINTQIKESIKNNSEELTELRRKLHSEPELSFEEFKTTEFICNYLDKLGISYRKTEPTGVIAEIYGKTDGKTVALRGDMDALSVQQLNNVPYASKIEGKMHACGHDAHTSMLLIAAKALSEVKDQLPGKVRLLFQPAEEIAQGAKAMVEQGAMEGVDNVFGIHIWSQMPTSKVSCTPGPSFAAADLFTVKFKGRGGHGAIPEACIDAALVASSFVMNVQTVVSRTIDPQSPAVLTIGKMIVGTRFNVIAENAEIEGTVRTFHPETRDHMEQSIKDYAENVAAIYGATAEVVYTRGTDAVDNEEESAKLVQQVASEAFGSDSVYDEKPTMGGEDFSAFLTKAPGSFALVGCGNSEKDTEWAHHHGNFNIDEDSLVTGAELYAQYAWAYLNK; encoded by the coding sequence ATGATTAACACTCAAATTAAGGAATCCATAAAAAACAACAGTGAGGAGCTAACTGAATTACGTAGGAAATTGCATAGTGAGCCAGAATTATCTTTTGAAGAATTTAAAACTACCGAATTTATTTGTAACTATTTAGACAAGCTAGGTATTTCTTATCGTAAAACAGAGCCTACAGGAGTTATCGCAGAAATCTATGGCAAAACTGATGGAAAAACTGTGGCATTACGTGGCGACATGGATGCTCTATCTGTACAGCAGCTAAATAATGTGCCGTACGCATCTAAAATAGAAGGAAAAATGCACGCTTGTGGACACGATGCTCATACGTCTATGCTACTAATTGCTGCTAAGGCATTATCTGAAGTGAAGGACCAGCTGCCTGGAAAGGTTCGCTTGCTTTTCCAACCGGCAGAGGAAATTGCTCAAGGTGCTAAAGCTATGGTTGAACAAGGTGCTATGGAAGGTGTGGACAATGTATTCGGTATACATATTTGGTCACAAATGCCGACAAGTAAAGTATCCTGCACCCCTGGACCTTCATTTGCTGCAGCCGATCTTTTCACTGTAAAGTTCAAAGGTCGCGGTGGGCATGGCGCTATTCCTGAGGCATGTATTGACGCTGCCCTTGTAGCCTCTTCCTTTGTGATGAACGTTCAAACGGTCGTTTCTCGCACTATCGATCCACAAAGTCCAGCAGTACTAACAATCGGAAAAATGATTGTTGGTACTAGGTTCAATGTTATTGCTGAAAATGCAGAAATTGAAGGAACAGTTCGTACGTTCCACCCCGAAACTCGTGATCATATGGAACAGAGTATTAAAGACTATGCGGAAAACGTGGCAGCAATTTACGGAGCAACAGCAGAAGTAGTTTATACTCGTGGAACAGATGCAGTAGATAATGAGGAAGAAAGCGCAAAGCTTGTTCAACAGGTAGCAAGCGAAGCATTTGGTTCTGACTCTGTATATGATGAAAAGCCTACTATGGGTGGAGAAGATTTCTCAGCATTTTTAACAAAAGCCCCTGGAAGCTTTGCACTAGTAGGATGCGGAAACTCCGAAAAGGATACAGAGTGGGCGCATCACCATGGTAACTTTAATATTGATGAAGATTCACTTGTAACAGGAGCAGAGCTTTATGCTCAATACGCTTGGGCCTACTTGAATAAATAA